From a region of the Lactuca sativa cultivar Salinas chromosome 4, Lsat_Salinas_v11, whole genome shotgun sequence genome:
- the LOC111898925 gene encoding VQ motif-containing protein 4, which translates to MENYSPRPLDTKNPSPNSHSNSTNSNTSTTTNHHHHHQPSPPATPIARSDPNNPYPTTFVQADTNSFKKVVQMLTGSSETAKHAANTRSDAPAPIRNPIPPMKTGPNKKPSKLYERRNSMKNFKISPLVPGFVNQSGFFGSPRRPGTPEILSPGILNFPSLVLSPVTPLIPDLFNRSPVTGDSPNLNVEAEDKAIAKKGFYLHPSPASTPRRESEPRLLPLFPVTSPRVSGSS; encoded by the coding sequence ATGGAGAATTATTCACCTAGACCTCTGGATACCAAAAACCCTTCTCCAAATAGTCACAGCAATAGCACCAATTCTAACACCAGCACCACCACtaaccatcatcaccaccaccaaccaTCTCCTCCTGCAACCCCCATCGCCAGATCCGACCCCAACAACCCCTACCCAACTACTTTCGTTCAAGCTGACACCAATTCCTTTAAGAAAGTAGTCCAAATGCTCACTGGATCCTCCGAAACCGCCAAGCACGCCGCCAACACCCGATCTGATGCGCCCGCGCCCATCAGAAACCCCATCCCGCCGATGAAAACGGGTCCTAACAAGAAACCATCCAAGCTATATGAGCGGAGAAACAGCATGAAGAACTTCAAGATCAGCCCGTTGGTACCCGGCTTTGTAAACCAGTCTGGCTTCTTTGGTTCTCCCCGAAGACCAGGCACACCGGAGATTCTTTCACCGGGAATTCTTAATTTCCCATCTCTGGTACTTAGCCCGGTTACACCTCTTATACCCGACCTGTTCAATAGGTCTCCGGTAACCGGAGATAGCCCGAATTTGAACGTTGAAGCTGAAGACAAGGCGATTGCAAAGAAAGGATTTTATTTGCATCCATCTCCGGCGAGTACACCGAGGAGGGAATCGGAACCCCGACTTTTGCCTTTGTTTCCGGTGACTTCACCAAGGGTTTCAGGTTCTTCTTGA